A DNA window from Gigantopelta aegis isolate Gae_Host chromosome 4, Gae_host_genome, whole genome shotgun sequence contains the following coding sequences:
- the LOC121370967 gene encoding beta-1,4-galactosyltransferase galt-1-like has protein sequence MTKRSFFRSVSFNRFVLLLCGLYISMVFVFHNQLYRGTTANVEERRPTSENLVRKDVILNTSVEGLKDWVKHYNNVKDLARKISKLETEVAHIRGELIIQQPIQHAGKKKVDQGKPLPKVVLNSTIGYCFKEPTDVKDNKFQEISPDVFVYSAYFDNRKSEHFIRLIVLMPKDKIKKISLFCHFRSGTQTYAVEKAIPYEMCENHNKQYGGHIFSCKTSNVQDLCPFSVSTDSSEPGTRISIIKGPQSPPRHQFGICIPPLFGNLKQEILIEFVELSRILGAEYFYFYNHNISPDMKMVLDYYQTKNLTTVIPWMLPDRVADKLIWYHGQLLAHNDCLYRSITMLSFLAIHDVDEFIVPHTSAKTWQEFLPPLLGNHCGFTFKSSFFDPSLSTPYVSPLLTMAKTVRSPMSNVRKKVMVSPRRVFEVGIHHISKQNEEQWTPLEIKSDLAFLHHYRKCIGNYGMKCQKTVVDETVPFKYGAVLEKSFNLAIKELKQFEQQTRSLS, from the coding sequence ATGACCAAACGGTCCTTCTTTCGATCTGTGTCTTTCAATCGTTTTGTACTCCTCCTGTGTGGTTTGTACATTTCGATGGTGTTTGTCTTCCATAATCAGTTGTACAGAGGAACCACAGCAAATGTGGAAGAGAGAAGACCAACTTCGGAGAATCTTGTACGAAAAGACGTTATTCTGAACACAAGTGTTGAAGGTCTGAAAGACTGGGTGAAACATTACAACAATGTCAAGGACTTGGCTAGGAAGATTTCAAAGCTCGAGACTGAGGTTGCGCACATAAGAGGAGAATTAATTATTCAACAGCCCATCCAGCATGCTGGAAAGAAAAAAGTGGATCAAGGAAAGCCACTGCCCAAAGTAGTCCTCAATTCTACCATTGGTTATTGTTTCAAGGAACCGACAGATGTAAAAGACAACAAATTTCAAGAAATCTCTCCAGATGTCTTTGTGTATTCTGCTTATTTCGACAACAGGAAAAGTGAGCATTTTATTCGTCTTATTGTCCTCATGCCTAAGGATAAGATCAAAAAGATTTCTTTGTTTTGCCATTTTAGAAGTGGCACACAGACGTACGCTGTTGAAAAGGCCATTCCTTACGAAATGTGTGAGAATCACAACAAACAGTATGGTGGTCACATATTTTCCTGCAAGACATCTAATGTTCAGGATCTGTGTCCGTTTTCTGTTTCCACTGACTCAAGTGAACCAGGTACCAGGATCTCTATCATTAAAGGACCACAGAGTCCACCAAGGCACCAGTTTGGAATCTGCATCCCACCTCTGTTTGGCAATCTGAAGCAAGAGATTCTGATTGAGTTTGTGGAACTATCTCGGATTCTAGGAGCCGAGTACTTTTATTTCTACAATCACAACATCTCTCCTGATATGAAAATGGTGCTAGACTACTACCAGACTAAAAACCTGACAACTGTCATTCCCTGGATGCTGCCGGACCGTGTTGCAGACAAGCTAATCTGGTACCATGGTCAACTTCTGGCGCACAATGACTGTTTGTACAGGTCTATCACAATGCTGTCTTTTCTGGCTATACATGACGTGGATGAATTTATTGTTCCACACACATCGGCTAAGACATGGCAAGAATTTCTGCCACCGTTGCTAGGCAATCACTGTGGATTTACATTCAAAAGTTCATTTTTTGATCCAAGCTTGTCAACTCCTTATGTGTCTCCTCTGTTGACTATGGCAAAGACAGTCCGATCTCCCATGAGTAATGTTCGTAAAAAAGTGATGGTCAGCCCAAGGCGGGTGTTTGAAGTTGGCATTCATCACATTAGCAAACAAAACGAGGAGCAGTGGACACCCTTAGAGATCAAGTCCGACTTGGCCTTTTTGCACCATTACAGAAAGTGCATAGGGAACTATGGAATGAAATGTCAGAAGACTGTCGTTGATGAAACTGTGCCATTCAAATACGGCGCTGTTCTTGAGAAAAGCTTTAATCTAGCTATCAAAGAGTTGAAGCAGTTTGAACAGCAGACACGATCTCTTTCTTGA